The following are from one region of the Methanospirillum hungatei genome:
- a CDS encoding carbonic anhydrase, with protein MGIEKLMEGNQTFVENEYAENIEYYKALLKGQNPHVMMIGCCDSRVAPEITCHAKPGEIFVHRNIGNIVPPGDWNIGTFLEYGIRHLKVNTLVVCGHEECGAMKALASKKSGDDVLIPGWLRHAHTALHAVESKGEKPADPEEARKWQSELEIENVKLQLANLRTYSVVKDAEDAGKLRVVGLYYRLSTAQLEVVDPGKPLKQE; from the coding sequence ATGGGAATCGAAAAGTTAATGGAAGGAAATCAGACCTTCGTCGAGAATGAATACGCAGAGAACATAGAATATTATAAGGCACTCCTGAAGGGGCAGAATCCGCATGTCATGATGATCGGGTGTTGTGACTCGCGGGTTGCCCCGGAAATTACCTGTCATGCAAAACCCGGGGAAATATTTGTTCACCGGAATATTGGGAATATCGTTCCTCCGGGAGACTGGAATATCGGAACATTTCTTGAATATGGAATTCGTCACCTGAAAGTCAATACCCTGGTCGTGTGTGGACATGAAGAGTGTGGTGCCATGAAAGCACTTGCCAGTAAGAAGAGTGGTGACGATGTTCTGATTCCGGGATGGCTCAGACATGCACATACTGCACTCCATGCAGTTGAGAGTAAGGGAGAAAAGCCGGCAGACCCAGAAGAAGCTCGTAAGTGGCAGTCTGAACTTGAGATTGAAAATGTAAAGTTACAGCTTGCAAATCTTCGCACCTATAGTGTGGTAAAGGATGCAGAAGATGCAGGAAAACTCCGGGTTGTCGGACTCTATTACCGGCTGTCAACCGCTCAGCTTGAGGTCGTCGATCCAGGCAAGCCATTAAAACAGGAATAA
- a CDS encoding Coenzyme F420 hydrogenase/dehydrogenase, beta subunit C-terminal domain: MNGTMFYGWSVDEQIRDSAASGGLVTGLLIYLLESGTVDAVCCMQKGEDIYDPRPVLITNPDEIVLCSGSLYCGSLLTADWIVQAVCANPGMKIAAVLKGCDAKAVIELTKRSRLDRDDLFLIGLNCSGTISPTKARTFIRNICGIHPDLVDSFIIRNGRAVIRAGDISREYSLESIEEEGFGRRDSCKRCDTPIPRQCDIVCGSWGLVGEHAENATFVEVCSKKGSVFLDEARKNGYITIIPADPKGIEARSRVEAAMQTLSEKKRKIMFSKIGSGLSRLTWIMKETSRCIKCYQCSQACPLCFCQDCQTKKPWLVKPGEIPPPLMFHLIRFSHIADSCINCGQCQDRCAMDIPVSLMMHALQAELELMFGYHPGKPGGMPVLAKVNQHEEWEHYYGNRYYEMIRLFSQNVLPVDDE, from the coding sequence ATGAACGGGACTATGTTTTATGGCTGGTCTGTTGATGAGCAAATCCGGGATTCTGCAGCATCCGGCGGTCTTGTCACGGGCCTTCTGATATATCTGCTTGAGTCAGGGACGGTAGATGCGGTATGTTGCATGCAAAAAGGTGAGGATATCTATGATCCCCGCCCGGTCCTGATTACAAATCCTGATGAGATTGTATTATGCTCAGGATCCTTGTATTGTGGAAGTCTCCTGACTGCAGACTGGATTGTTCAGGCGGTCTGTGCCAATCCGGGAATGAAAATTGCTGCTGTTCTCAAGGGATGTGATGCAAAGGCAGTTATTGAACTTACCAAACGCAGCAGACTGGATCGGGACGATCTCTTTCTTATTGGCTTGAATTGTAGTGGTACGATATCTCCAACGAAGGCCCGGACTTTTATCCGGAACATATGTGGCATTCATCCTGATCTGGTTGATTCTTTTATTATCAGAAATGGAAGGGCTGTTATCCGTGCAGGCGATATCTCCCGTGAATATTCCCTGGAAAGTATTGAAGAGGAAGGATTTGGCCGGCGTGATTCATGTAAGAGATGTGATACTCCGATACCTCGCCAGTGTGATATTGTCTGTGGATCCTGGGGTCTGGTTGGTGAACATGCAGAGAATGCGACATTTGTTGAGGTATGCAGTAAAAAAGGATCTGTTTTCCTGGACGAGGCCAGAAAGAACGGATACATCACGATAATTCCTGCTGACCCTAAAGGCATTGAGGCACGTTCACGGGTAGAAGCAGCAATGCAGACATTATCTGAAAAAAAGCGGAAGATAATGTTCTCAAAAATAGGTTCAGGCCTTTCCCGGCTGACCTGGATAATGAAGGAGACCTCCCGGTGCATTAAATGTTACCAGTGTTCCCAGGCATGTCCACTCTGTTTTTGTCAGGATTGCCAGACAAAAAAGCCATGGCTGGTAAAACCTGGAGAGATCCCGCCTCCGCTGATGTTTCACCTGATCCGGTTTTCTCACATAGCTGACTCATGTATTAATTGTGGTCAGTGTCAGGACCGGTGTGCAATGGATATTCCGGTATCACTGATGATGCATGCATTACAGGCAGAACTTGAACTGATGTTCGGGTATCATCCGGGAAAACCTGGGGGAATGCCGGTGCTTGCGAAAGTAAACCAGCATGAGGAGTGGGAGCATTACTACGGAAACCGATATTATGAGATGATACGGCTTTTTAGCCAGAATGTCCTGCCTGTTGATGATGAATAA
- the hdrB gene encoding CoB--CoM heterodisulfide reductase subunit B — MHEYAFFLGCIAPNRYPGCEASAIKTSEKVGIKLLPLKGASCCPAPGAFGSIDLNVWYAMAARNLVLAEEMKKDIALICNGCYKSIYEVNHILKHNDELRDSTNEVLAEIDMQFKGTIDVWHLAELYYDDKICGVQKIKDSVTTPLNGAKIAAHYGCHLMKPKKERHFGDTENPMWFEELIAALGAEPVQYRNKMQCCGAGGGVRGYDIVHALDITNEKLINVKEVGADAITEVCPFCQLQFDRGQIEIKEKFGDVYNIPVLHYNELLGLAQGMSPQDLALDLHAIDCTPFLQKVL; from the coding sequence GTGCACGAATACGCATTTTTCCTTGGGTGTATTGCACCAAACCGGTACCCCGGCTGTGAGGCGTCTGCCATCAAGACCAGTGAAAAGGTCGGCATCAAGCTCCTCCCGCTGAAGGGTGCCAGCTGTTGTCCTGCTCCAGGTGCATTCGGATCCATTGACCTGAACGTCTGGTACGCAATGGCAGCACGAAACCTCGTCCTTGCAGAAGAGATGAAAAAAGACATTGCACTCATCTGCAACGGTTGTTACAAGTCAATCTACGAAGTTAACCACATCCTCAAGCACAACGATGAACTTCGGGACAGTACAAATGAAGTTCTTGCTGAGATTGACATGCAATTTAAGGGTACCATTGATGTCTGGCACCTTGCAGAACTCTATTATGATGATAAGATCTGTGGGGTCCAGAAGATCAAGGACAGTGTCACAACTCCACTCAATGGTGCTAAGATTGCCGCTCACTATGGCTGTCACTTAATGAAGCCAAAGAAAGAGAGACATTTCGGAGACACTGAAAACCCGATGTGGTTTGAAGAACTCATTGCAGCACTTGGCGCTGAACCGGTTCAGTACCGCAACAAGATGCAGTGCTGTGGTGCTGGTGGCGGTGTCCGTGGATATGATATTGTCCATGCCCTTGACATAACCAATGAAAAACTCATTAATGTCAAAGAAGTTGGTGCTGACGCAATCACTGAAGTATGTCCATTCTGTCAGCTTCAGTTTGACCGTGGTCAGATTGAGATCAAAGAGAAGTTTGGCGACGTGTACAACATCCCTGTTCTGCACTACAACGAACTCCTTGGTCTTGCCCAGGGTATGAGCCCACAGGATCTTGCACTTGACCTGCATGCAATCGACTGTACACCATTCCTGCAGAAGGTGCTCTAA
- the hdrC gene encoding CoB--CoM heterodisulfide reductase subunit C: MAAKSYNIPELDKKLADRRYHLTDTNPEFTEKILKTSRTIANMCYQCGTCTGSCPSAPRSSYRIRLFMRRCVLGLENEALTDPDLWLCTTCYSCTDRCPRDIAPTDVIMAMRNLAFKRDIVPKNFLQTCQLIYNNGHGVPNNDVNRAARTKLGLPADPPTTHSYPEFIKGIQKIIDHYGLKENADRILKGD, translated from the coding sequence ATGGCTGCAAAATCATATAACATTCCAGAACTGGACAAAAAACTTGCAGATCGCCGGTACCATCTCACCGATACAAACCCTGAGTTTACCGAGAAGATCCTCAAGACCAGCAGAACTATCGCAAATATGTGCTACCAGTGTGGTACCTGTACCGGTTCCTGCCCGTCAGCACCCCGGAGTTCATACCGGATCCGTCTCTTCATGAGACGCTGTGTCCTTGGACTTGAGAATGAAGCCCTGACTGACCCGGATCTCTGGCTCTGTACAACCTGTTATTCCTGTACAGACCGCTGCCCACGTGACATCGCTCCAACCGATGTTATCATGGCAATGAGAAACCTTGCATTCAAGCGTGACATTGTTCCAAAGAACTTCCTGCAGACCTGCCAGCTTATCTATAACAACGGACACGGTGTGCCAAACAATGACGTCAACCGTGCAGCACGTACCAAGCTTGGTCTTCCTGCAGACCCACCGACAACGCACTCATACCCTGAATTCATCAAGGGTATCCAGAAGATTATCGACCATTATGGTCTGAAAGAGAATGCAGACAGAATTCTGAAGGGTGACTAA
- the fdhF gene encoding formate dehydrogenase subunit alpha has protein sequence MISQIPTICPYCGTGCSVNLIVQDGKVVGTNPNIRSPVNEGKLCPKGTYCHQFIHSPDRLKKPLVRKGGVFVETDWETVYQLIAQKFKSYTPDEIGVLASARCTNEDNYVLMKFARGVLKTNNLDHCARLCHEATMTGLTLSFGTGAMTNSIPDIGESECVFCLGSNTFEQHPLIGRQIVRAQAAGGKFIYADPRYTPTAIQSDLFLQFFSGSDVAVLNCIMGEIIRNGWEDKEFIASRTREFESLKKVVLQSRYSPQNVSLLTGVSKEDLLLAAQWIGTSASCTVLYAMGLSQQSGGINNVRAIANLMMLTGNIGRPGTGVNALRGQNNVQGACDMGCLPGFFPGYQPVTDSLIHRKIGRIWKFPDGICPPKEGLNITNIFQRAGARQNGIKALFLVGENPLVTEPDQNTTLHAIQNVEFLVVSDIFFTKTCEYAHIVLPAACFAEKDGTATNTERRVQHLSKAINPLGEAKPDWEIITDIARVMGFEKQFPYHSPEEIFGEITEVCEPYHGMTYVRIRHPDGICWPCPFDDHAGTPILYNDRFYHPDGKGVFCPVEWKEPSEIPGKEFPFRLTSGRIIWHWHAGAMTRRSKNLADEVNEAYIEIHPSDASSARIVDGDMVQVRSRKGRLSCRARVVSDIKEGMVFMPLIFDSALNRLIGLPDDVQAGISEYKPICVAIEPAGEEEEGS, from the coding sequence ATGATATCTCAGATCCCGACGATTTGTCCGTACTGTGGAACCGGGTGCTCGGTAAACCTGATTGTACAGGATGGAAAAGTTGTCGGAACCAACCCGAATATCCGGTCTCCGGTAAATGAAGGAAAACTCTGTCCGAAAGGTACCTATTGCCACCAGTTTATTCATAGTCCTGACCGGCTCAAAAAACCGCTTGTCAGGAAGGGAGGAGTTTTTGTTGAAACAGACTGGGAGACTGTATATCAGTTGATAGCACAAAAATTCAAATCATATACTCCTGATGAAATCGGAGTCCTCGCATCGGCCCGGTGTACGAATGAAGACAATTATGTGCTCATGAAATTCGCCCGGGGAGTATTAAAGACAAATAATCTGGATCATTGTGCACGATTATGTCATGAAGCAACCATGACCGGTCTTACTCTCTCGTTTGGAACTGGAGCCATGACGAATTCAATCCCGGATATCGGGGAGTCTGAGTGTGTCTTTTGCCTTGGTTCCAATACTTTTGAGCAGCATCCTCTTATTGGAAGACAAATTGTCCGTGCACAGGCAGCCGGTGGGAAATTTATTTATGCTGATCCCAGGTATACTCCGACAGCGATTCAGTCAGATTTGTTTCTCCAGTTTTTCAGTGGAAGTGATGTAGCGGTTCTGAATTGTATTATGGGAGAGATTATCCGGAACGGCTGGGAAGATAAAGAGTTCATAGCTTCCCGGACACGGGAATTTGAGTCACTCAAAAAGGTAGTATTACAATCCCGGTACAGTCCCCAGAATGTCAGTCTTCTCACCGGTGTTTCAAAAGAAGATCTGCTCCTTGCTGCACAGTGGATAGGGACCTCTGCCAGTTGTACGGTTTTATATGCAATGGGTCTTTCCCAGCAGAGTGGTGGTATAAATAATGTTCGTGCTATTGCCAATCTGATGATGCTGACTGGAAATATCGGACGTCCGGGAACCGGGGTGAATGCCCTTCGCGGCCAGAATAATGTACAGGGGGCCTGTGACATGGGCTGTCTTCCTGGCTTTTTCCCAGGATACCAGCCGGTTACCGATAGCCTTATCCATAGAAAGATCGGTCGTATTTGGAAGTTTCCTGATGGGATTTGTCCACCGAAAGAAGGTCTGAATATCACGAATATCTTTCAGAGAGCCGGTGCCAGACAGAATGGGATTAAGGCATTGTTTCTGGTCGGAGAAAATCCCCTGGTAACTGAACCTGATCAGAATACCACTCTTCATGCAATCCAGAATGTGGAATTTCTTGTGGTTTCTGATATCTTCTTTACCAAGACGTGTGAATACGCCCATATTGTCCTTCCTGCAGCATGTTTTGCCGAAAAGGATGGAACGGCTACTAATACGGAGCGACGAGTCCAGCATCTGAGCAAAGCCATCAATCCACTAGGAGAAGCAAAACCTGACTGGGAGATTATCACAGATATTGCACGGGTGATGGGGTTTGAAAAACAGTTTCCCTACCACTCACCAGAAGAGATCTTTGGGGAGATTACCGAGGTCTGTGAACCATATCATGGAATGACGTATGTCCGTATCCGTCATCCGGATGGGATTTGCTGGCCATGTCCATTCGATGACCATGCAGGTACCCCAATCCTCTATAATGACAGATTTTATCACCCGGACGGGAAAGGAGTGTTCTGTCCGGTGGAATGGAAGGAACCTTCAGAGATCCCCGGTAAGGAGTTCCCGTTTCGTCTTACCTCTGGTCGGATTATCTGGCACTGGCATGCAGGGGCAATGACCCGAAGGAGTAAAAACCTGGCTGATGAGGTGAATGAGGCATATATAGAGATTCATCCCTCGGATGCATCATCTGCCAGAATTGTTGATGGTGATATGGTTCAGGTCAGATCTAGAAAAGGCCGGTTGTCCTGTAGAGCCAGGGTCGTGTCTGATATTAAGGAAGGCATGGTTTTTATGCCACTTATCTTTGATTCTGCACTGAACCGGCTTATAGGACTTCCTGATGATGTTCAAGCCGGGATATCTGAATATAAACCGATTTGTGTTGCCATTGAACCAGCTGGCGAAGAAGAGGAGGGATCATGA
- a CDS encoding 4Fe-4S binding protein, translating into MAFAVHVNMERCTGCNNCVVACPVNALELFTVNPASTDKIYKVINGAAISLDVKYELCAGCGICVDACPYDVIQLSGQPPQAVEA; encoded by the coding sequence ATGGCATTTGCAGTTCATGTAAACATGGAACGCTGTACCGGCTGCAACAATTGTGTGGTAGCATGTCCAGTGAATGCACTGGAGTTATTCACGGTTAACCCGGCGAGCACGGATAAGATCTACAAAGTCATCAATGGAGCAGCAATCTCTCTTGATGTCAAGTATGAACTTTGTGCAGGCTGTGGAATCTGTGTCGATGCATGCCCATACGATGTGATTCAGCTCTCCGGTCAACCTCCCCAGGCTGTTGAAGCCTGA
- a CDS encoding DUF2493 domain-containing protein produces MKKLIISGPRTCRKFTTVSKEIEKYIAELNGVDEIITGGSTGVDLIAKQYALDNNIAYKEFEPNWQDNLNAAGLVRDAHMAEYGTHLLILSNGSSKESRNLIAEAKKNNLTIKTVGYIEEMLIELKQPVGTPAGSI; encoded by the coding sequence ATGAAAAAATTAATTATCTCCGGTCCTCGTACATGCCGGAAATTTACAACGGTTTCTAAAGAAATCGAGAAATATATCGCAGAATTGAATGGTGTCGATGAAATCATTACCGGTGGTTCAACTGGTGTAGACCTGATTGCGAAGCAGTATGCCCTGGACAATAATATCGCATACAAAGAGTTTGAGCCAAATTGGCAGGATAATTTAAACGCTGCAGGTCTGGTCCGTGACGCGCACATGGCAGAATACGGCACTCATCTTCTGATTCTCTCGAACGGCTCATCAAAAGAGTCACGAAACCTCATTGCAGAAGCAAAAAAGAATAATCTTACCATTAAAACCGTTGGATATATTGAAGAGATGCTCATTGAGCTGAAACAGCCAGTCGGAACACCGGCAGGTTCAATCTAA
- a CDS encoding 4Fe-4S binding protein, with protein sequence MSTLFPKYSKTSDGSKVIMEQRLLQQVNNLILDNDVCTGCGICAEVCPEEAIVVGAVGGVRRGLVDDAASIRVDETKCSYCGVCVIMCPFSALALKVDGEERLPILEKEGFPTYDKGTAIDQDKCVRCNICDDVCPRDAIDRDVPLFEGQDKEGLAKGQGINLKVEFVVDDEKCTKCGICGNLCEAINVLHKPFSPEKGAVEGEVIWDEAYCDGCNVCAEACPSEAIKVTRTVVGQKKLGNVNIIEEDCCTCRWCAINCPTEAITVNKIFEGEITFHAEKCPGGCSTCVDVCPANAIYLPTPKPAKDMKGQIEANIAVNPDFCILCGACVHACPGEDIIYLRRDSVKIKGKETDLFKKIKEKLFTPRTSKVKEQSSLAGSVELKAVSQ encoded by the coding sequence ATGTCTACACTGTTTCCTAAGTATTCCAAGACCTCTGATGGGTCTAAGGTTATAATGGAGCAGAGACTTCTCCAGCAGGTAAACAACCTCATCCTTGACAATGATGTTTGTACCGGGTGTGGTATCTGTGCTGAAGTCTGTCCCGAAGAAGCAATTGTAGTAGGGGCAGTCGGAGGAGTCCGGAGAGGACTTGTTGATGATGCAGCAAGCATTCGTGTCGATGAGACAAAATGCTCATACTGTGGTGTCTGTGTCATCATGTGTCCTTTCTCTGCTCTGGCTCTGAAAGTTGATGGCGAAGAACGTCTGCCAATCCTTGAAAAAGAAGGATTCCCGACATATGACAAGGGAACGGCAATTGACCAAGACAAATGTGTCAGATGTAATATCTGTGACGATGTTTGTCCCCGTGATGCAATAGACCGCGATGTCCCTCTCTTTGAAGGACAGGACAAGGAAGGTCTTGCAAAAGGTCAGGGCATCAATCTCAAGGTTGAGTTTGTTGTCGATGATGAAAAGTGTACCAAGTGTGGCATCTGTGGCAACCTGTGTGAGGCCATCAATGTGCTCCACAAGCCCTTCAGCCCTGAAAAGGGAGCTGTTGAGGGTGAAGTTATCTGGGATGAGGCATACTGTGACGGATGTAATGTCTGTGCAGAAGCATGTCCATCTGAGGCAATCAAGGTTACACGGACTGTTGTCGGACAGAAAAAACTTGGAAACGTCAACATCATCGAGGAAGACTGTTGTACATGCCGCTGGTGTGCAATCAACTGTCCGACCGAAGCTATTACTGTGAACAAGATCTTTGAAGGAGAGATCACGTTCCATGCAGAGAAATGTCCGGGAGGATGTTCCACCTGTGTTGATGTTTGCCCGGCAAATGCCATTTATCTCCCGACACCAAAGCCTGCAAAGGATATGAAGGGACAAATAGAGGCAAATATTGCAGTAAATCCGGACTTCTGTATCCTGTGTGGAGCCTGTGTCCATGCCTGTCCGGGAGAGGATATCATCTACCTCCGCCGTGACAGCGTGAAGATCAAAGGCAAAGAGACTGACCTCTTTAAGAAGATCAAGGAAAAACTCTTCACTCCAAGAACTTCCAAGGTCAAAGAACAGTCATCCCTGGCCGGTTCTGTTGAATTAAAGGCGGTAAGCCAGTAA